The DNA segment TCAACGCCTGCTTCTGTTCCGCAATGGCCAGGTCAAGTTGCCCCAGCATGGAATAAGCCAACCCCAGGTTGGAATGGGCACGGGCGAAATCTGCCTTGATTCTGATGGCTTGTTGAAATTCAAAGACAGCCTTATCTGTCCAGCCCTTGTCAAGAAAACAAACCCCCAAATTGACATGGGGTTCGGCTACATCCGGATATAGGGAAATACCTCTTTTGCAAAACGCAATAGCCTTATCAATCAAGCCCCTACTTCTATAGGCGATGGCAAGGTTGCTATAGGGTCTGGTCTTGTTGGGAGATTTTTGAACCACATCCGACCAGAGGGAAAGACCATCCTTCCATACAATGTTACGCTGGTGTGCAGCGGTACCAGATACCATAACAAACCCCATCAACACAGCAACCTCAACGTATCTTGTCAGATTCATTTCTCATTTTCCATAAATGCTTAATTCTGTCCAGTTCGCCCAAATTTTAACATAGATATTCTGCTGATCATAATCGCAATGCATAAAGCAAATCCTATAGACGGAAGATAGAGCCGGTGTTCAAAAATAACATCGTAGATTACTATAAAGCTGGATGTAACCGACAGGGTGACAAAAAACCAGATAATGCCGAAAGAAAGAAGTCTTGCCCTGCGATATGCCCATACAGCAAAGACTATTATGACAACAAGGAGTATGAAAAACATAATGGTTGGAAAGTCAATACTCTGGGTAATGGGCCAGTCATAGTCCAGGTTGAGATTTGTGGGAATAAATAACAGCCTGATATAGTATGGAATAACATGAAGCTGTGTCATAAAATACTGAAAAGAGGTGACAGGTTCACCAAAAGGCATTTCTACCCCTTTGGCATAATCAAATGAAACAAACTTTTGCAGCCCGGATGCACTCAGATAAATGGTTACAGCCATGGTTGAAAACATGGCCAGATGTACCTTGTAGCGGCCTTTCAGTATCTTCCAATTCCCATCCGATATAAAGTAAAAATCATAGATCAAGAGCATCAGAGGAAGGGTGGCAACTATCTGTTTTGTCCCCATCCCAAGACACGAGGAGAAAAAAGCACCGGCTAAGTAAAATTTTGAATTTTGAATTTTGAATTTTGAATTACGGGTTTCTGGTTTCGGGCTTTCAACCTTTGAGCTTTGAGCTTTGAGCTTTGAGCTTTCCTGGAAGGCTCTAATAAAAAGGAGAATAGTCAAAAGATAAAAGGTTGTGGCCAGGACTGAAGAACGGCTTATAATGTACGTAACAGCCTGGGTCTGAATAGGATGCGCAATAAAGACCATGGAGGCGTAAAGGGCAATCCTGTAAGCCCTCTGCCCGTATTTTTCTTTAAGCGAGGAGAGGTTGGCTGTTTGAAAAAGGATAAAATAGAGCATAATGCCGTTTGAGATGTGGAGCAGCAGGTTGACCAGGTGGTAGCCAAAGACATTGAGCTTGCCGAAATAATAATTAATCGCCAATGTAATGTCTAATATGGGACGACTAGAGGAATAAAAAATTTCCTTTAAGTCAAATCTATGGATAGTGTAGTTTTCAACAATAGCAAGCTGATCATCAAAGTGAAAGGTACAGTCAAAGCTGTTAGAGTAAATAATAGTTGCTATGGCGGAAATCAAAAAAATTGCAAGAAGATGTTTATGAATATTTGACAAACCGACCATGTGCGGAATCTCCTTTTTATGAGCAAGAAATTAATCACGAAAACACGAAAGTGCGAAAACACGAAAATCAGCTATGTAAAAATCAGTTAACCACTCTTTTTATCTCTAAAGTGGGTTTTGCGAAATTAAGTGATAGACCTACCTTCAAGCTGGTAGCCTTGAGATAAGATCGAATTTGAGCAAAATGTATATCTGCAAGCTCTTTCACCGCTTTCAATTCTACAATAATTATGCATAGTTCCCATGCTCCAGAGTGGGAACGAGAAAAACCTATCTGCGTTCATCTGTGTGAATCTGTGGCTGAATATCTATTTCTTTCGTACTTTCGAGGCTTTGTGATGTTTCTTTCTGTTCATCTAATTCCGACTGCAAAATAGCAATTTTCTGTGCCAGATTCCTTACCTGATCGGTCAATGATGAAATCTTGACGGAATAATGGAGAGCAATCAAAAGGAGAAAAAGGAGGCCGAAAACAAAAAGGGTGGTGGTGGGCAGTGCAGCGCCGATCATCCTGGTAATAAAGACTAAAAGGTCATACCAAATGACTAAGATAATT comes from the Anaerolineae bacterium genome and includes:
- a CDS encoding tetratricopeptide repeat protein, with the translated sequence MNLTRYVEVAVLMGFVMVSGTAAHQRNIVWKDGLSLWSDVVQKSPNKTRPYSNLAIAYRSRGLIDKAIAFCKRGISLYPDVAEPHVNLGVCFLDKGWTDKAVFEFQQAIRIKADFARAHSNLGLAYSMLGQLDLAIAEQKQALKSNPCFVDAHNNLGVCYFDKGRIDKAISHFQHAIQIDPNHVDAHYNLGLAYGSKGKHDMAFREMKIAKRLSSSQQWKKITGGIKGEKGSVPAHP
- a CDS encoding GxxExxY protein, whose product is MKAVKELADIHFAQIRSYLKATSLKVGLSLNFAKPTLEIKRVVN
- a CDS encoding DUF2304 domain-containing protein, translated to MMILFRLNQYNAALGTKIMPIRQKIFALIAAIALCIFIVEMVRRKKLREEYSWLWLITSLGIIILVIWYDLLVFITRMIGAALPTTTLFVFGLLFLLLIALHYSVKISSLTDQVRNLAQKIAILQSELDEQKETSQSLESTKEIDIQPQIHTDERR